In Callospermophilus lateralis isolate mCalLat2 chromosome 18, mCalLat2.hap1, whole genome shotgun sequence, one DNA window encodes the following:
- the LOC143384217 gene encoding vomeronasal type-1 receptor 4-like yields MAASDVAVGIIFLAQTVVGALGNSSLLLHYLVLDFTGCRVRHTDLILQHLIVANLLTLLCKGVPQTVEALGVKIFLSDVGCKLLFYLHRVGRGVSIGSTCLLSVFQAIKISPEDSSCSELKLNIPKYIGSSIYLSWVLYLLVNVVFLMHMTGRRSTKNITILKDFGYCSGVRQDSTTHSLYAALLTFPDVLCVGLMLWASSSMVLILHRHKQRMQHLHRSSSPRSSPESRATKTILLLVSTFVSFYTVSCIFQVILSVIYNPGWFVVSTSAIISGCFPAVSPFLLMSRDSTASRIHAAWVQNRKNASHVRKIYII; encoded by the coding sequence ATGGCAGCCAGTGATGTGGCTGTAGGAATCATcttcctggcacagactgtggttggAGCTCTGGgcaattcctctcttctcctccatTACTTGGTCCTTGACTTCACTGGGTGCAGGGTAAGACACACAGACTTGATTCTTCAGCACTTGATTGTGGCCAACTTGTTAACTCTCCTGTGTAAAGGAGTTCCCCAGACTGTGGAGGCTCTTGGAGTGAAAATTTTCCTCAGTGATGTTGGATGCAAGCTGCTTTTCTATCTTCACAGGGTGGGCAGAGGGGTGTCCATTGGCAGCACCTGCCTCCTGAGTGTCTTCCAGGCCATTAAGATTAGTCCTGAGGACTCCAGCTGTTCAGAGCTTAAACTAAATATTCCCAAGTACATTGGCTCCTCCATATACCTGAGCTGGGTCCTGTACCTCCTTGTAAATGTTGTTTTTCTTATGCACATGACTGGGAGAAGAAGCACCAAAAACATTACAATTCTAAAAGATTTTGGATACTGTTCTGGTGTTCGTCAGGACTCAACCACACACTCACTGTATGCAGCATTGCTAACATTCCCTGATGTCCTGTGTGTGGGGCTCATGCTCTGGGCCAGCAGCTCCATGGTGCTCATCCTGCACAGGCACAAGCAGAGAATGCAGCACCTTCATAGGTCCAGCTCCCCCAGGTCCTCCCCTGAGTCCAGAGCCACCAAAACCATCCTCCTCCTGGTGAGCACCTTTGTCTCTTTTTACACAGTTTCATGTATATTCCAAGTTATTTTATCTGTTATTTATAATCCCGGGTGGTTTGTGGTGAGCACGTCTGCAATCATCTCTGGGTGTTTCCCAGCTGTCAGCCCCTTTCTGCTCATGAGCAGAGACTCTACTGCATCCAGGATCCACGCTGCCTGGGTGCAGAATAGGAAGAATGCCAGTCATGTGAGAAAAATATACATCATTTAG